Proteins from a genomic interval of Halopseudomonas litoralis:
- a CDS encoding Tex family protein — protein sequence MDSIASRIATELAVRPEQVVATVTLLDEGASVPFISRYRKEVTGSLDDTQLRYLEERLRYLRELEDRRQSILSSISEQGKLTAELERDIRQAETKIGLEDLYLPYKPKRRTKGQIALEAGLGPLGEQLYADPGIDPEQLAADFIDADKGVADSKAALDGAKYILMERFSEDARLLERLRQALRQDGRVVSRLVAGKEQEGAKFRDYFEYDEPLRNVPSHRALAILRGRNEGVLNIALELGEPDAPASASHPCEGMIAEATQIRDQGRPADKWLGEVVRWTWRVKLSGHLETELLGELREAAEDEAIRVFASNLKDLLLSAPAGPRVTLAMDPGLRTGVKLAVIDATGKLVDTATIFPHAPRNQWDQSLAVLAALSRKHQVNLIAIGNGTASRESDKLAGDLLKLCPELKMQKITVSEAGASVYSASELAAKEFPDLDVTYRGAVSIGRRLQDPLAELVKIEPKAIGVGQYQHDVSQLKLARSLDAVVEDCVNAVGVDLNTASAPLLTRVSGLNPTIARNIVDYRDQHGAFGSRRELLKVSRLGDKTFEQAAGFLRVMNGSNPLDASAVHPEAYPLVKRIAEQTGRDIRSLIGDSSFLRTVEPARYTDEHFGIPTITDIIAELDKPGRDPRPEFKAAAFQEGVEKISDLEPGMVLEGVVSNVANFGAFVDIGVHQDGLVHISMLADSFVKDPRDVVKAGDIVKVKVLEVDIPRQRISLTMRMADQPGAVTGGRSSAPATERNRSRQPRADKNHAGTKPETGGTFANLFANAKNLKKR from the coding sequence ATGGATAGTATTGCCTCGCGTATCGCCACCGAACTGGCAGTGCGCCCGGAACAGGTCGTCGCCACCGTCACCCTGCTCGACGAAGGCGCCAGCGTGCCCTTCATCTCCCGCTACCGGAAAGAAGTGACCGGCAGCCTGGATGATACCCAGCTGCGCTATCTGGAGGAACGTCTGCGCTATCTGCGCGAGCTGGAAGACCGGCGCCAGAGCATTCTTTCGAGTATCAGCGAGCAAGGCAAGCTGACCGCCGAGCTGGAGCGTGACATTCGTCAGGCCGAGACCAAGATCGGTCTCGAAGATCTGTATCTGCCGTACAAGCCCAAGCGCCGCACCAAGGGTCAGATCGCCCTGGAAGCCGGCCTCGGCCCACTGGGCGAGCAACTCTATGCCGATCCGGGTATCGATCCCGAGCAGTTGGCCGCCGATTTTATCGATGCCGACAAGGGTGTGGCGGATAGCAAGGCGGCGCTGGATGGGGCCAAATACATTCTCATGGAGCGCTTCAGTGAGGATGCCCGGCTGCTCGAACGCCTGCGCCAGGCATTGCGTCAGGACGGCCGCGTGGTCTCGCGACTGGTAGCGGGCAAGGAGCAGGAGGGCGCCAAGTTCCGTGACTACTTCGAATACGACGAGCCGCTGCGCAACGTACCTTCGCACCGGGCGCTGGCAATCCTGCGCGGGCGCAACGAGGGGGTGCTGAATATTGCCCTGGAACTCGGTGAGCCGGACGCCCCGGCCAGCGCCAGCCATCCCTGCGAAGGCATGATCGCCGAGGCGACGCAGATCCGTGATCAGGGCCGGCCGGCGGATAAATGGCTGGGCGAGGTGGTGCGCTGGACCTGGCGGGTCAAGCTGTCCGGGCACCTGGAAACCGAACTGCTCGGCGAGCTGCGGGAAGCGGCGGAAGACGAAGCCATTCGCGTATTCGCCAGTAATCTAAAGGATCTGCTGCTGTCTGCGCCGGCTGGGCCGCGTGTCACCCTGGCCATGGACCCGGGTCTGCGCACCGGGGTTAAGCTGGCAGTGATCGACGCCACCGGCAAACTGGTGGATACCGCCACCATCTTTCCCCATGCCCCGCGCAATCAATGGGATCAGTCGCTGGCGGTGCTGGCTGCGCTGAGTCGCAAGCATCAGGTCAATTTGATCGCCATTGGCAACGGCACCGCCTCGCGGGAAAGCGACAAGCTCGCCGGCGATCTGCTCAAGCTCTGCCCCGAACTGAAAATGCAGAAGATCACCGTCTCCGAAGCCGGTGCTTCGGTGTACTCGGCGTCGGAATTGGCAGCCAAAGAGTTTCCGGACCTGGATGTGACCTACCGCGGGGCGGTGTCCATCGGGCGCCGTCTGCAGGACCCGCTGGCCGAGCTGGTGAAGATCGAGCCCAAGGCCATTGGCGTCGGTCAGTATCAGCATGACGTATCCCAGCTGAAGCTGGCGCGCAGTCTGGATGCGGTGGTGGAAGACTGTGTAAACGCCGTGGGCGTGGACCTGAACACGGCCTCGGCGCCGCTGTTGACGCGGGTCTCGGGGCTGAATCCGACTATTGCGCGCAATATTGTCGATTACCGTGATCAGCATGGCGCCTTCGGCAGCCGTCGTGAGCTGCTCAAGGTCAGCCGGCTGGGGGATAAGACCTTCGAGCAGGCGGCAGGCTTTCTGCGCGTGATGAACGGCAGCAACCCGCTGGATGCGTCGGCGGTGCACCCGGAAGCCTATCCGCTGGTCAAGCGCATCGCCGAGCAGACCGGGCGCGACATTCGCAGCCTGATCGGCGATTCGAGCTTCCTGCGCACGGTCGAGCCGGCGCGCTACACGGACGAACACTTCGGTATTCCGACCATCACCGACATCATCGCCGAACTGGATAAGCCCGGTCGCGATCCGCGTCCCGAGTTCAAGGCCGCTGCGTTTCAGGAAGGCGTGGAGAAGATCAGCGACCTGGAGCCCGGCATGGTGCTGGAAGGCGTGGTCAGCAACGTGGCCAATTTCGGCGCCTTCGTCGATATCGGCGTGCATCAGGACGGTCTGGTACATATTTCCATGCTCGCCGACAGCTTCGTCAAGGACCCGCGTGACGTGGTCAAGGCCGGCGATATCGTCAAGGTCAAGGTGTTGGAAGTGGATATACCACGTCAGCGCATCAGCCTGACCATGCGCATGGCCGACCAGCCCGGCGCGGTGACCGGAGGGCGTAGCAGTGCGCCGGCCACCGAGCGCAACCGCTCACGCCAGCCACGCGCGGATAAAAACCATGCTGGCACCAAGCCGGAGACCGGTGGTACGTTTGCCAACCTGTTTGCCAATGCCAAGAATCTGAAGAAGCGATAA
- a CDS encoding PaaI family thioesterase produces the protein MSHLKLNDIHDNRMSAFTQTLGLELISLDQDGCSMRLEIGPQHFNAGGRVHGGVTFSLLDSAMGAAVYARLDAHEATATIECKINYTRAITGGVLECRAKVMHAGTRTMVVDGEVWQDGALAAKCLGTFARI, from the coding sequence ATGAGCCACCTGAAACTGAACGATATCCACGACAATCGCATGAGCGCCTTTACCCAGACGCTGGGCCTGGAGCTGATCAGTCTGGATCAGGACGGCTGCAGCATGCGCCTGGAGATCGGTCCGCAACATTTCAATGCCGGTGGGCGCGTGCATGGTGGGGTGACTTTCTCGCTACTGGACTCGGCCATGGGTGCGGCTGTGTATGCGCGGCTGGACGCCCATGAGGCAACCGCTACCATTGAATGCAAGATCAACTACACGCGCGCCATCACCGGCGGCGTGCTGGAATGCCGGGCGAAGGTAATGCATGCCGGTACCCGCACCATGGTGGTCGATGGCGAGGTCTGGCAGGACGGTGCATTGGCGGCCAAATGTCTGGGCACCTTTGCGCGCATCTGA